Genomic segment of Ammospiza nelsoni isolate bAmmNel1 chromosome 2, bAmmNel1.pri, whole genome shotgun sequence:
GAAAACTATTCATATTcatatatagatatatgaaGATGTGCAACTCTGCAGATTACAATATTGCTGAAATGAAATTGTTCTTAGTCATCATGTCTACAGCCCTAAAAGCGTAAGTGCTAAAATTTGTATAGTTTTAAATGTTGTGCTGGGATTCTGCACAAGTTTGCACATTACCCCAGAAGCAATGTAACTGTACaattaattttctgtctctAAACTGAACTAATCACAAGCTCATTTTTCAGCCTCTAGATACAAAAGACAACCAAGAAATATACAGTAATTGCATATACTTCCAAGACACATGAAAtcaataatttcatattttatgaTCTTTAGCAAGTATTACCATGCTTAATATCTCTCTGTGAAATATTATAAAGATTCAAAAACTGGTCCAATTGAGAAAGGCATTACATAACACTAATTTTAGTAAAATTAAGTAAACATTAAAAACTGCCTAGAAAGAAAGTTTTAAACTAATTATTATTGTTAATCTTTCTTTCTAATGGAATATTGTTGACCACTTGGTCTATCACTattcaatattttctttcagcatgttaaaaaaagcaaaactgtgGTTAAAGTTTGTGAGACAAAGGttgcaaacacagaaatgaaaataacGAAAAGGCAGCAATAAAAATCAAGTCTCATATTTCAATATACAAAAATGTTTCTCCAACTTATAACAAAGCTTCTGGAAATGCATTGTAGTCACAAAAGTTCTCTTGAGCAATACAGTGACAAGTCATTGTATATACAATTTTAAATGTACAACTTAaacttgtattttaaatttagttaGAGCAACTGATTTCAGCAAATATGAGGAAATGTTCTGCAGCTGTCCTCTCCTGAGGTAttccactttatttttttctataaacaTCTTGTGTAGTCAAAGACACCTGATATGTAAAGCAAACCTGGTATTATTTACACTGAAGAGCCTGATATAAATTGCTCAATTTTGTACTAGATCAATGCTTTTCaaactttcttctttcctctacATTCTCCTTTCCTTGTGTTTAAGAAAAGGTTTACCTCCATTCgcaaaacagaaaatgccaAAACTTTATATAAGCTGATATATGAGCACAAAAGAAACCCTTAAATAGGAACACAACTTCAGAAATACTTTTTAGTGTTTTTAAGTTAATAAACAAGCAACTCACCATCATATCTTGTTTTGCTAATTTGACATACAGGTCCACACGCCCTTTATCTTGTGGACAGATATCCAACCGACCGCTGAAAGGGGAAATCGTCACCGTTCTTCCAACAGGCAAGATAGGAAGACCATTGGTAAGGCCACCATCAACCCACTTCTattggaaaacagaaatattttcaaagtaacACCAGCACATTATGATCATAATGCAATACTTCACCCTTTTTGACCCTCCCTCCTTCACTCTCAAGAAAACTTACAAGTTTCCCTCTAAGAATATAATGAAAAAGCTTCAGTTTGTGTCAAGTATCAAAGAACGGACAATGTACACACAGAGATTTGAATCAATGAGCATTTAACATAACGTACAAATTTGGTGTAAGGTATTTATCAAGTTACTTATAGACTTTttagttaattaaaaaataaaatgccccATATGGAATTTTTCTCAATGCATACATGAAAAGACAAGACTGTTAATGCTACACATAATGTATCAGATATTAATTATATAGCATATACTCTTCTAGAACATTATTCTGATTGACAACAGGAGCTGTTCAATTTGTACGTGTAGGTACTCTGACTGCAGAAGCTAAACCACAAACAACTCCTCTCctcttctgtgatttttcttccaGAGCCTCATTTCTTCTTACATACACTACACGAGACAGCAGTAGCTGGAAAGTGGAAGGTAAAGGCGGAAAGGAGCTGAACAACTATGGCATAAGAGGGAGCAGACCTAATCCTGCTGCAGGAGTTGAGCAGAGTGAAGAATGAGATCTAGGGGCCAAATTCCATTCCAACATAAACAGGACAGCTGTGACATCTCTTGGTAATGTATTTATACCTTCCTATTTCTTTCTGTGTTACAGGCATAGCCCAAAATTCAACAGGGGTCTGCTGGCTAATTGGATTCACTGACACCATCCATGAGGTCTGTTGAGCAGATGCATCACACTGATCAGCTGATATGTATTGCTGTATCTGTAATTATAAAGCTGACAAGCTTTCTGATATAATGACTGCCTAGCTAGCAGCAAATACATATGATTTTGTGGGGCTTTTTGGCAGGGGGTCTGTGGAAGTTACTAAGGTTCTAGAGGCATCATTTGTATGAATGGGGAAGTGAAGTATCATCTATTTCTCATAAGGAAGAAATAGCCGTTTTCAcgcttttaaaattattcttaaagTGTTCATATGTTTATGTAAGAGAAACAAAGAATCTGTAGGAGCTAGATTGAGTAAAGACAACTGTAAAAAGGTGttcatataaaaatacaaaatatagtATTGAAGTTGCTTTCCCTTAAGATGAAGTAATTACACcataaatgaaaaacatttaaaaagaaagtttgTAGCTCATTTAAAATTACCTGTCCTTTAAATTCCACTGGCTTAATTCCTGCATACACTGGTATAAAACTACTTGCTAGCAGGACCTAGAGCAAAgaaagaatagagaaaaaaaaaggcaaaggaatTTAGAACTAATACATATTTCCATGCATATTTACCAGTCAATATATTAGTTTTACATAAATCCACTGTAATCTCAAAATGTTGTGGTATGTCAAAACGtgaataaaattattcaatagggtttgattttttaagaCTTCACAGTGATAACTGTCTAAACAAAATATCGAATATTAACTCAATTATTAATGTGATTTAAGAGGAGATTCAACTTAGTTTTGCACAATTTGAAGTAATCTGTGGTtttcaagaaattaaatatgcagatgatgaaaaaaaaacagtttaagAAGAAGCTGACCAACCCATTCTGCTGGCATATTAAAATAGTGTTTACTTTTCTAGTCCGATTTTCAAAGTTTCAATAACACCATGAATATCCTGGATTTTCACATAtgtattggttttttttaccAACGTAGTATTAACAGACTACTATTTCCCCTACTGTAAGGCTTCATTGCTGCTTATAGCCattcttgatttttattttagacCAGGTCACCTCTTATCTCATGTACAGCTGTGCAAATAAATATACCTTTCTATGAATTCATAGCAATGCCTCTGAGACAGTGTGGGTATCTCTATACCTGTGTATCCACCCACACATATATAAGCAACCAGCATACAGTATTTCCAGGAGAAAAGGTAAATGCATGGAAAAAGTGCAGTATGTCAgaatttttcattctgaatttttCATTCACTCAGCTAAATAGGGTGGATATGCACATGCTTGTGTGGTGGCACTGATGACCAATCTGGGGAACAGAAGCAGGTCACAAACTGGTGCATACACTGTGTGAAAGATGAAGaggtgcagaaaaaaaaaatcacaatccATAGAGATTATGTAAGAAAATGCCTGAGCTTTTTTGGCTAGAATTACTTTTACAAAATTTAAGCTATTTTAATATCAGGCTCTTCTGTTTCCCTAACAAGTTTTAATAAAGACTGTATATGTATATGAAGTCTTCAACTTCCACTCTGAGAATGGTTTTCCTGCCTATTCATCTTCCTAGAGATGCAGAGCTTTGTCTGAGCTCATATAAAAAGGCTCTCTGTTTTCTAAAGTGAAACTGCAGCTATTTCTCTACCAAGCAGGCCTTTTGCTCACAAAAGTCTAAAACAAGATTCCCAAGTTCCTAATATCAGCCtattccccagccctgcacctttcctcctctcttcctcgACTCCATCTCAATGACTTTGGTCCTTCTAAACTaagagaaatgcagaaaaaagatTTAGTGAATGGAGTCAAAACCAGGTGACTCCTGCAAAGTTTGAGGTCTTTTCAAGAAGACTGAAGAAAGCAGTTCTTCTTCTTAAAAAGTCACTGAGATCTCCTGAGTGAGGAGAGGCAGGACAagtttgaaaaacaaacactttCAGTATTTCCCACCAGTGTGGACTTCTAGGCACTATCTTACTTTCCCAAATTAAATATACCAGAGTTCTGTGCCTTGCTCcctcacaaacacacagacCATGACTCTCTTCCCCCTCAACTCCAGTTTAAGAACTGCAAGCCTACAAATGCTGATACAAGATGATTGTTTTATGGGAAGTCTACTTTAAAACTGGGAGATTACTACCTGCCTTTCCAAGTCCACAGGGAATagcaaaaaaagataaaagcttAACATTACATCAACACACATTCATTTTAGTCTTTAAGAAAGACTTTTGGAACTGTAAGGCTTGGTTGTTAAGCAATGAAGTTGAAAGATTTCTGGCAGGGGGTGCagatgttttgctgcttttaaaacaatCTGCCCAGCAGTACCTTTATCCATGCCTTGGCTGTAGGTCATGCCTAGGCATGATACAATAAAATAACCTAACAGGCTCTACCCTCCCTGATCCTGTGGCAGCCACCAGCACTCAAGAGAGCTGTACTCATGATACAGACAGAGCTGAAGGCATGCACAAAAACAGCTATTAGGAGCTGGACTGAAAGATCAGACAATATGAATATATTCCAATGAGCAGTTATGTGTaattttattgctattattCCAACCCGCCCTACTGATATCATTGAGAACAAAAGAATAGAACAGCAATGGCTACATCAATGAAAGAACTATTGAAATACTAGTAAAATGTACATATTTCCTGATATGGTCAGGTCATCCTGATTCTTCTCATTGTCTCCAGGTTAgaaaatttcactgaaaaagcacataaagaataaaaatctcCACACTTGATACTATTGCATACTATAGCTAGAAACAACAGTGCATAACTTGAGATAAACTCTTCACATAATTATATTGGCATGACAAAGTCCAGTAAATTGAGGACTATCCATGTAGAATATAATAGggtcaaaattttaaaaaatatactttaaagGCAAACTCCCAAAGCACACTTTGAGGTTTTGTTAGTAAgtgtcatttttttaaagtggtaACTATAAAGAACTTGCTCTAAGCATCCACAAGGatagagaaagaaagaatttcttcttataCTATTTCATCCTTTATTCTGATACATCTTATTATGTCTTCCACTAAGATACAATCAATTACTAGAAAGAACATCTGCTTCACATGCATCTGAATTGCTCTTACCATCTCTTATCAGCTTATGCATACAATCCTCATCCAAATTTAAAATGTGGCATTCAGATGAAGAGAAGGACAGTGAAAGATATACTTTCCAGCTTATATAAAGTACTTAGCATTACATTATAAGTATCCACAAGCACCTGTAGGAAttgttccatttttttaaacttccttTACTTTCTTTTGTGATGAAACAATGATATCAGTAAAGAAAGAGATGCAAAcatttttacaatattttgAGATTTTCCATTGTGTTCTCATATACTGCAACAATTAGCTACCTGTTACTTTCAGAAACACCTTGCCTACAAGATAGACCTTGAATAACCAATgaagaaaacacacacaaacaacaaATACATTTTAGCAAAATTTGTGAAGCTATAGGATGGAATTCTGCTTTAAACATTGTTTATATTATGGTTTTAGCACCACTGGGAGTAGCATGGTTACCTGAATAAACCAGTGATTTTACTGTACAATTAATAATACACCCTTAAGCCTTGAAGAAATCTCTGAGTTTGTATTTACAACTGCCACATTCAACATGATTACCTTAATGACGTCCTCCCTGGAGGCAAAATTTGAAACCAAGTGATTTTCCCCACTCTTGGAGTTGGTGACTGACACATAGAGCCG
This window contains:
- the PNPLA4 gene encoding patatin-like phospholipase domain-containing protein 4 isoform X2, with the protein product MKCKHFAYGFAQEVRRLNFGAVTPGYDFMKTLREGIESILPPDVHEIAENRLYVSVTNSKSGENHLVSNFASREDVIKVLLASSFIPVYAGIKPVEFKGQKWVDGGLTNGLPILPVGRTVTISPFSGRLDICPQDKGRVDLYVKLAKQDMMLSLANLIRLNQALFPPDQEKMESLYQNGFDDAVRFLLKENWFE
- the PNPLA4 gene encoding patatin-like phospholipase domain-containing protein 4 isoform X3; the encoded protein is MKTLREGIESILPPDVHEIAENRLYVSVTNSKSGENHLVSNFASREDVIKVLLASSFIPVYAGIKPVEFKGQKWVDGGLTNGLPILPVGRTVTISPFSGRLDICPQDKGRVDLYVKLAKQDMMLSLANLIRLNQALFPPDQEKMESLYQNGFDDAVRFLLKENWFE